A single genomic interval of Terriglobus albidus harbors:
- the rsmH gene encoding 16S rRNA (cytosine(1402)-N(4))-methyltransferase RsmH: MIASLHVPVLFEEVLNFLNVRRGGNYADATLGLAGHTSGIARRLGPHGTLHCFDRDPDAMKLAKERLEHLAAELKATMPKVEFHARAFSEADQVIAPGTLDGILADFGVSSLQLDTPHRGFSFRHDGPLDMRMNPKVGVSAEQVVNQIDENELADLIYEFGEERSSRRIARAIVRARPITTTGELARVVAAAAPAMKGEKIHPATKTFQALRIYVNDELGEIRSLLGSAPSLLKPGGRLAVISFHSLEDRLVKDDFRERSRTGEYEVLTKKPVTATEDEMERNPRARSAKLRVAEKK, from the coding sequence ATGATTGCATCGCTTCATGTGCCGGTTCTTTTTGAAGAGGTTTTGAACTTCCTGAATGTGCGGCGCGGCGGTAACTACGCTGACGCAACGCTTGGACTTGCCGGGCATACGAGCGGAATTGCTCGCCGCCTGGGGCCACACGGAACGCTGCATTGTTTCGATCGCGATCCGGACGCCATGAAGCTGGCGAAGGAGCGGCTGGAACATCTGGCAGCGGAGCTGAAAGCGACGATGCCGAAGGTGGAGTTTCATGCACGGGCTTTTAGCGAGGCGGACCAGGTGATTGCCCCTGGAACGCTGGATGGCATCCTGGCTGACTTTGGCGTAAGCAGTCTGCAGTTGGACACACCGCACAGAGGATTCAGTTTCAGGCACGACGGTCCGCTTGATATGCGGATGAACCCAAAGGTAGGGGTGAGTGCCGAACAGGTGGTAAATCAGATCGACGAAAACGAGCTCGCCGACCTGATTTACGAATTCGGAGAGGAAAGGAGTTCGCGGAGAATTGCCAGAGCCATTGTCAGGGCCCGGCCGATTACGACGACGGGGGAATTAGCCCGAGTGGTAGCGGCCGCGGCCCCAGCAATGAAAGGCGAGAAGATTCATCCCGCGACCAAGACCTTTCAGGCGCTCCGGATTTACGTGAATGACGAGCTGGGGGAGATCCGGTCGCTGCTTGGAAGCGCGCCATCTCTTCTAAAGCCCGGTGGCCGGCTGGCGGTGATCAGTTTTCACTCGCTGGAAGACCGGTTGGTGAAAGACGACTTCCGCGAGCGATCGCGGACGGGCGAGTACGAGGTTTTGACGAAGAAGCCGGTAACGGCGACTGAGGACGAGATGGAACGCAATCCGCGGGCACGCAGCGCCAAGCTGCGGGTAGCGGAGAAGAAATAA
- a CDS encoding cell division protein FtsL — MASVAQTIEGMGRRKCRTESPAERNRRVYETQRAARRGPTPEVLFHKYLDNSRIVKADDPVRKREMRTFGSACAVLFVLVMVYVWQHFSAIEAGYKIEAAKQQVGQMQEQNRQLRLQEAQLTDPERIHTMAAQLGLSAPLPGQVVRPDGVNDPNAPVVAQVATH; from the coding sequence ATGGCAAGCGTGGCGCAGACAATTGAAGGAATGGGACGGCGGAAGTGCCGCACCGAGTCGCCGGCCGAGCGGAATCGCCGTGTCTATGAGACACAGCGCGCGGCGCGCCGCGGACCGACGCCCGAGGTTCTCTTCCACAAGTACCTCGACAACTCGCGCATCGTGAAGGCCGATGATCCGGTCCGCAAGCGTGAGATGCGTACCTTCGGCTCCGCCTGCGCGGTGCTGTTCGTGCTGGTGATGGTGTACGTTTGGCAGCACTTCAGCGCGATTGAAGCGGGTTACAAGATCGAGGCCGCCAAGCAGCAGGTTGGGCAGATGCAGGAGCAGAATCGCCAGCTCCGTCTGCAGGAGGCCCAGTTGACCGATCCTGAGCGGATCCACACCATGGCCGCGCAGCTTGGCCTGTCAGCTCCGCTGCCCGGTCAGGTGGTTCGTCCGGATGGTGTGAACGATCCGAACGCTCCGGTCGTGGCGCAGGTTGCTACGCATTAA
- a CDS encoding DUF2127 domain-containing protein, whose translation MNGTQSHPVAKHHDSGLLAIGILKVLEAALSVAVGLGVLHLLNKDLNDELTNLVRYLHLNEDGRLVSLAFDKLDLIDNHRLKQIGASAFAYGALKLVEGVGLVREKVWAEYLTVIASLVFLPWEIYELARHPNIWRLGILIANLLIVAYLLWVLSRMRRRKHQD comes from the coding sequence ATGAACGGCACGCAGTCCCATCCTGTAGCAAAACACCATGACTCTGGTCTGCTGGCCATCGGCATCCTGAAGGTGTTGGAAGCGGCACTTTCCGTAGCCGTCGGGCTTGGCGTGCTTCATCTGCTGAATAAGGATCTCAACGACGAGCTCACGAATCTGGTTCGCTATCTCCACCTGAACGAAGATGGCCGGCTGGTCTCGCTCGCCTTCGACAAACTCGACCTGATCGACAACCACCGCCTGAAACAGATCGGCGCCTCCGCTTTTGCGTACGGCGCTCTGAAGCTGGTAGAGGGCGTGGGGCTGGTGCGGGAAAAGGTTTGGGCAGAGTATCTGACTGTGATTGCCAGCCTGGTCTTTCTGCCCTGGGAGATCTATGAGCTGGCACGTCACCCCAACATCTGGAGGCTGGGGATCCTTATAGCAAACCTGCTCATTGTGGCCTATCTGCTGTGGGTTCTGTCGCGGATGAGGCGGCGGAAACATCAGGATTGA
- a CDS encoding fasciclin domain-containing protein, with amino-acid sequence MKTLLKACFATVLAGLTFSMQGEMKNPDVGGAAMFPAKTIVENAMNSPIHKTLVAAVKAAGLVDTLNSTGPFTVFAPTDDAFAKLPAGTVEHLVKPENKDMLVKILTYHVVPGKITAKELTAWIKKNGGKYSMKTVQGETLTAWMSNGKVMLTDEKGGMATVTTADVFQKNGVIHVIDMVVMPN; translated from the coding sequence ATGAAGACACTTCTGAAAGCTTGTTTTGCCACGGTGCTCGCCGGACTCACCTTCTCCATGCAGGGAGAGATGAAGAATCCCGATGTCGGCGGAGCTGCGATGTTTCCCGCAAAGACCATCGTCGAGAACGCGATGAACTCTCCGATTCACAAGACGCTGGTCGCCGCTGTCAAAGCAGCGGGACTCGTAGACACACTCAACAGCACCGGTCCCTTCACCGTCTTCGCTCCCACAGACGATGCCTTCGCCAAACTTCCTGCCGGCACAGTAGAACATCTTGTGAAGCCAGAGAACAAAGACATGCTGGTCAAGATCCTGACCTACCATGTTGTCCCTGGAAAGATCACTGCGAAAGAACTGACCGCATGGATCAAGAAGAACGGCGGGAAGTATTCCATGAAGACCGTTCAAGGAGAAACCCTGACCGCATGGATGAGCAACGGCAAGGTGATGCTGACTGATGAAAAGGGAGGCATGGCCACGGTGACCACAGCGGATGTCTTCCAGAAGAACGGCGTGATCCATGTAATCGACATGGTCGTGATGCCCAATTAG
- a CDS encoding division/cell wall cluster transcriptional repressor MraZ — MFRGNHPARVDEKGRLKLPAEFMRRCKDVYGDQFYITSKDGKRAEIYPLKEWEKIEERLAQIPSMNPHKKKFLDVTNYYGQMAQMDEQGRVLIPAILRQAASVKGEVVVLGSQTYLELVNHDAFKAELESQPLTMDDQAALADLGL; from the coding sequence ATGTTTCGCGGAAACCATCCAGCGCGTGTTGACGAAAAGGGCAGGCTTAAACTCCCTGCCGAGTTCATGCGCCGTTGCAAGGATGTGTATGGCGATCAGTTCTACATCACCAGCAAGGACGGGAAGCGGGCTGAGATTTATCCGCTGAAGGAGTGGGAAAAGATCGAGGAGAGGCTGGCGCAGATCCCCTCTATGAATCCCCACAAGAAGAAGTTTCTGGACGTAACCAACTATTACGGCCAGATGGCGCAGATGGACGAGCAGGGACGAGTTCTGATTCCGGCCATTCTGCGGCAGGCGGCAAGTGTGAAGGGCGAGGTGGTGGTTCTGGGATCGCAGACCTACCTGGAACTGGTGAACCACGATGCCTTCAAGGCTGAGCTTGAGAGCCAGCCGCTCACTATGGACGACCAGGCTGCACTGGCCGACCTAGGTCTGTAA